A single region of the Nicotiana sylvestris chromosome 6, ASM39365v2, whole genome shotgun sequence genome encodes:
- the LOC104228833 gene encoding uncharacterized protein isoform X1, with the protein MTWNSTQVGNLRGGKTGKTILACVITTCPHQNFKLLVICLHFLLQTVICIVLSVDFTNRAYGVGRREEDSPFSSRFPHCELSPSVSFSGNQTMQRCNYSACKLL; encoded by the exons ATGACTTGGAATTCAACTCAAGTTGGTAATTTAAGGGGCGGAAAGACGG gAAAAACGATATTGGCCTGTGTTATCACTACATGCCCTCACCAAAATTTCAAGCTTTTGGTCATCTGTCTTCACTTTCTCTTGCAG ACGGTCATATGTATCGTCCTTTCAGTGGACTTCACAAATCGTGCTTATGGCGTCGGAAGAAGAGAAGAAGACTCGCCGTTCTCTTCTCGATTTCCCCATTGTGAG CTTTCACCGTCCGTCAGTTTTAGTGGGAATCAGACTATGCAACGATGCAATTACTCTGCCTGCAAGTTACTGTAG
- the LOC104228833 gene encoding uncharacterized protein isoform X2: MTWNSTQVGNLRGGKTGKTILACVITTCPHQNFKLLVICLHFLLQTVICIVLSVDFTNRAYGVGRREEDSPFSSRFPHSFTVRQF; this comes from the exons ATGACTTGGAATTCAACTCAAGTTGGTAATTTAAGGGGCGGAAAGACGG gAAAAACGATATTGGCCTGTGTTATCACTACATGCCCTCACCAAAATTTCAAGCTTTTGGTCATCTGTCTTCACTTTCTCTTGCAG ACGGTCATATGTATCGTCCTTTCAGTGGACTTCACAAATCGTGCTTATGGCGTCGGAAGAAGAGAAGAAGACTCGCCGTTCTCTTCTCGATTTCCCCATT CTTTCACCGTCCGTCAGTTTTAG